A section of the Bradyrhizobium oligotrophicum S58 genome encodes:
- a CDS encoding TetR/AcrR family transcriptional regulator, with amino-acid sequence MAWNGVPIMSRWLMADRIQRRADALSKELIVAAAIEILDAGGERALTFRALAARLATGSGAIYWHVADKNDLLAAATDEVIGRVMAGAISGAEPREAIRAIALGVFDAIDAHPWVGAQLHREPWRSAMLQICESIGGRLQALGVPERGLFDAASALVNYILGVASQNAANARLVPLETDRSDFLATVAARWAQLDPAEYPFVRQVAAQLREHDDREQFLAGIDLIMAGIATLR; translated from the coding sequence ATGGCTTGGAACGGTGTTCCAATTATGTCAAGATGGCTTATGGCGGACAGGATTCAGCGGCGCGCTGACGCACTCTCGAAAGAACTCATCGTCGCGGCGGCGATCGAGATCCTCGACGCCGGCGGCGAACGCGCGTTGACCTTTCGCGCACTCGCGGCGCGCCTGGCGACCGGCAGCGGCGCGATCTACTGGCATGTCGCCGACAAGAACGATCTGCTCGCAGCGGCCACCGACGAGGTGATCGGCCGTGTGATGGCCGGCGCGATCAGTGGCGCGGAGCCGCGCGAGGCGATCCGTGCCATCGCCCTCGGAGTGTTCGACGCAATCGACGCCCATCCCTGGGTCGGGGCCCAACTCCATCGCGAGCCGTGGCGCTCGGCCATGCTGCAGATCTGCGAGAGCATCGGCGGACGGCTGCAGGCCCTCGGCGTGCCCGAACGGGGGCTGTTCGACGCTGCGTCCGCGCTGGTCAACTACATTCTCGGCGTGGCCAGCCAGAACGCCGCGAACGCCCGGCTCGTCCCGCTTGAGACGGACCGATCGGACTTCCTCGCCACTGTTGCCGCGCGATGGGCACAGCTCGACCCTGCCGAGTATCCTTTCGTGCGTCAGGTTGCGGCGCAGCTGCGCGAGCATGACGACCGCGAGCAATTCCTTGCTGGCATCGACCTGATCATGGCGGGCATCGCGACCCTGCGATAG
- a CDS encoding BlaI/MecI/CopY family transcriptional regulator encodes MDASLPELGDLEREVMQLVWEHAPVTAESVREKLSRKLKESTVRTVLRRLEDKGYVTHTVDGRTYVYSAAEPRARVAAKAVQRIVDWFCNGSVEEVLVGMVDNAMLDQRQLQALADQIAKAKTDKSSEKSPAKSLGKPIGRSTGGRK; translated from the coding sequence ATGGACGCGAGCCTCCCGGAACTCGGCGACCTCGAACGCGAGGTCATGCAACTGGTCTGGGAGCATGCTCCGGTCACGGCCGAATCCGTTCGCGAGAAGCTGTCGCGCAAGCTCAAGGAGTCGACCGTGCGCACGGTGCTGCGCCGGCTCGAGGACAAGGGCTATGTGACCCACACGGTCGATGGCCGCACCTATGTCTACTCCGCAGCCGAGCCGCGCGCGCGGGTGGCCGCCAAGGCGGTGCAGCGCATCGTCGATTGGTTCTGCAACGGCTCGGTCGAAGAAGTGCTGGTCGGGATGGTCGACAATGCGATGCTCGACCAGCGTCAGTTGCAGGCGCTCGCCGACCAGATCGCGAAGGCCAAGACGGACAAATCATCGGAAAAATCGCCGGCCAAGTCGCTGGGCAAGCCAATCGGAAGGTCAACGGGCGGGAGGAAATGA